A single window of Micrococcaceae bacterium Sec5.1 DNA harbors:
- a CDS encoding GEVED domain-containing protein — MKYPVGKITAFVAALMMVLGGLSFGTLGFGTPAQAYEIATAPATLNGPGTVATLSMPGSGLTTTYGQSGYTYMVGRSTIGSRGYVASDFSQNVGTGAPAVEFATHAVNNCAATGPCSGLGTVTIAFSQPVRNPVLNIAGLGGEVDLDETDNGSVDRQSQLSAVLNLATPGLTMTKLSGGNLSVANNAITTSNNNAGTACNTSVQTGTPDPVDAQATAGCGSVRINGIVTTLTFNISSVFIPVSSTMPGYTDNDITHIGDHNQDNFVIAMSALQDFGDAPASYDQGSAARAVLSDVTLGPNVTEDNATVANGTASPNAGLTAAQDLMDDGVVLAPMVQGATSYSTTVAISGASKAGMTCGWIDFNKDGIFNNTAERACASFLAGATTATLTWTSIAPVTAGTTYARFRIGYATAQVQLPIGPSDSGEVEDYIFTVAPAAAPAITLVKTVNKTTLVAGETATYTFVAKNTGNVTLTSVVIAETQFSGTGTMSALSYAWPGLPGVLLPGQSVTATATYVVTAPDVTTALLTNTAKVTGNPPLGLPVTAVDDAQVTAPAAWKIKKTATVNGAVPANGSVSPGQTIVYTVTATSVSGTITGVVLKDNLGEVLDDATFVSGSATLVIGTGTPVAVANPVPPSTLLSTAAFTLPAGQTATLKYSVVVKTGAWNKELVNMVTGTATTTPPQTCAPGSSGPGPDCTTTHRTPGKVLIEKIGESSGGTWVPMAGSTWAVHVDNNGAPGALLASPAVTAVAGQTGRFQLEGIQPGTYWLAETKAPAGFSLLAEPVKFTLATTGAVTLGQGSQGQGAGSGVVTSTDADGDGIFLLTVRDVPALKLPESGGIGWWPFTTAGSALLLAALALTLAANRRRRNEPITT; from the coding sequence TTGAAGTATCCGGTTGGGAAGATTACGGCGTTCGTTGCCGCGTTGATGATGGTCCTGGGAGGGCTTTCATTCGGGACGCTGGGCTTCGGGACACCGGCTCAGGCTTACGAGATCGCGACCGCCCCGGCGACCCTCAATGGTCCCGGTACTGTCGCCACACTTTCCATGCCTGGGTCTGGTCTGACCACCACCTATGGCCAGTCGGGTTATACCTACATGGTGGGCCGGTCAACGATCGGCAGCCGTGGATATGTGGCCTCTGATTTCTCACAAAACGTAGGAACAGGGGCCCCTGCTGTTGAATTCGCCACCCACGCAGTCAATAATTGCGCGGCAACCGGCCCCTGTAGCGGCTTGGGGACCGTCACGATCGCGTTCAGCCAGCCGGTGAGGAATCCCGTGCTCAACATCGCTGGCCTCGGCGGAGAGGTCGACTTGGATGAAACTGACAACGGGAGTGTTGACCGACAATCCCAGTTGAGCGCCGTCCTTAACCTCGCAACCCCAGGCCTGACGATGACCAAGCTGTCGGGTGGCAACCTTTCGGTGGCAAACAACGCCATCACTACTAGCAACAACAATGCCGGAACGGCGTGTAATACGAGTGTGCAGACCGGCACACCCGACCCTGTCGACGCACAGGCTACGGCAGGATGTGGATCGGTCCGCATCAACGGCATCGTGACCACGTTGACTTTCAACATCAGCAGCGTCTTCATTCCAGTCAGCAGCACGATGCCCGGTTACACCGACAACGACATCACACACATCGGAGACCACAACCAGGACAACTTCGTCATTGCGATGAGCGCTCTGCAGGATTTCGGTGATGCTCCGGCCAGTTATGACCAAGGCAGTGCTGCCCGGGCTGTTCTGTCGGACGTGACTCTTGGGCCGAACGTCACTGAGGACAACGCGACGGTTGCCAACGGCACCGCCTCGCCGAATGCGGGTCTGACGGCGGCCCAGGACCTGATGGACGACGGCGTGGTGCTGGCTCCGATGGTGCAGGGTGCTACGAGCTACTCGACAACGGTGGCGATCAGCGGGGCCAGTAAAGCAGGCATGACCTGTGGGTGGATTGATTTCAACAAGGACGGGATTTTCAATAACACTGCCGAGCGCGCCTGCGCTTCCTTCTTGGCGGGTGCCACGACCGCCACACTGACCTGGACGTCGATCGCTCCCGTGACTGCGGGGACGACGTATGCGCGGTTCCGGATCGGCTACGCCACCGCCCAGGTCCAGCTCCCGATCGGACCCTCCGATTCCGGCGAAGTGGAGGATTACATCTTCACGGTCGCTCCGGCCGCTGCTCCGGCGATCACGCTGGTGAAGACGGTGAACAAGACCACGCTGGTGGCCGGTGAAACGGCCACGTACACGTTCGTGGCGAAAAACACGGGCAACGTGACGCTGACCTCGGTGGTCATCGCCGAGACGCAGTTCTCCGGAACCGGCACGATGTCGGCCCTGTCCTATGCCTGGCCTGGCCTTCCCGGTGTGTTGTTGCCCGGGCAGTCCGTGACCGCGACTGCAACGTATGTGGTCACGGCGCCGGATGTCACGACGGCGTTGCTGACCAACACGGCGAAGGTCACTGGAAACCCGCCCTTGGGGTTGCCCGTCACGGCGGTCGATGACGCGCAGGTCACAGCACCGGCGGCGTGGAAGATCAAAAAGACCGCCACGGTCAACGGGGCGGTTCCCGCGAACGGGTCCGTCAGCCCGGGGCAGACCATCGTGTACACGGTCACGGCTACGAGTGTCAGCGGCACCATCACCGGGGTCGTGCTGAAGGACAACCTGGGGGAGGTCCTGGATGACGCGACGTTCGTGTCCGGTTCCGCGACCCTGGTGATCGGCACGGGAACACCCGTGGCGGTCGCCAACCCGGTGCCGCCCTCCACCCTGCTGAGCACCGCGGCGTTTACCCTGCCTGCCGGGCAGACAGCCACCCTGAAGTACAGCGTCGTGGTCAAGACCGGGGCGTGGAACAAGGAGCTTGTCAACATGGTGACGGGCACGGCGACCACCACTCCGCCCCAGACGTGTGCACCAGGCTCCAGCGGGCCGGGCCCTGACTGCACCACCACCCACCGCACCCCGGGCAAGGTCCTGATCGAGAAGATCGGCGAGTCCTCCGGCGGCACCTGGGTCCCGATGGCCGGCTCCACCTGGGCCGTGCACGTGGACAACAACGGCGCCCCCGGCGCCCTCCTGGCCAGCCCGGCCGTCACCGCCGTGGCCGGGCAAACCGGCCGGTTCCAACTCGAAGGAATCCAGCCCGGAACGTACTGGCTTGCAGAAACCAAGGCCCCGGCCGGGTTCAGCCTGCTCGCCGAACCGGTGAAGTTCACCCTCGCCACCACCGGTGCCGTGACCCTGGGCCAGGGTTCCCAAGGCCAGGGCGCCGGTAGTGGGGTCGTGACCAGCACGGACGCCGACGGAGACGGGATTTTCCTGCTCACGGTCCGGGACGTGCCGGCCCTGAAGCTGCCCGAGTCTGGCGGCATCGGCTGGTGGCCCTTCACCACCGCCGGATCAGCCCTGCTGCTGGCCGCCCTCGCCCTGACCCTGGCCGCCAACCGCCGCCGCCGGAACGAGCCCATCACCACCTAG
- a CDS encoding SpaH/EbpB family LPXTG-anchored major pilin, producing MSNHHTGRLWKTAAATIAGAVLAMSFSVAPASAAPLVDGDKTGSITVHKFERPATPTGLPNNGTSVDTTGLTPLAGIEFTIQQVNTIDLSTNAGWDAAHNLSGVFAPANPAGSITGAGYTLGAAQAKTTDAAGTAGFTALPVGLYLVTETNYPAGVTPSAPFLVSVPLTDPDNKDNWIYDVHVYPKNSVAGAEKTVTDAPDVKLGDQIDFTITGDIPNEAVIDGYKIVDVLDPKLTYVGASATLVDGTPITASTDYTVSFDAATNTVSVVFTTAGRAKLAAHTDTRVQVMVNTKVNTIGEIENEAVVYPNAASFTTTPGQPGGPIVTPPVVTKWGEMTLQKVNENGAALAGASFSVYTNQADAQAGTNPVDLNGQTVFTVAADGTLTISGLRYSDWANGAALAPGTPDYRTYYLVETTAPAGYELLAEPVSFLINSTSTTVGIDLEVKNIPSNSGFQLPLTGGVGTGILYAAGALLVVGAALMFVRNRRTSNN from the coding sequence GTGAGTAATCACCACACCGGGCGGCTTTGGAAGACCGCCGCCGCTACGATCGCCGGGGCGGTGTTGGCGATGTCCTTCTCCGTGGCCCCGGCCTCGGCTGCGCCCCTGGTTGATGGGGACAAGACCGGTTCGATCACGGTCCACAAGTTCGAACGCCCCGCCACCCCGACGGGCCTGCCGAACAACGGCACGTCCGTGGACACCACCGGCCTGACACCGTTGGCCGGTATCGAGTTCACGATCCAGCAGGTCAACACCATCGACCTGTCCACCAACGCCGGCTGGGACGCCGCGCACAACCTCTCGGGCGTGTTCGCCCCGGCCAACCCCGCGGGCTCGATCACTGGCGCCGGGTACACCCTGGGCGCTGCCCAGGCGAAAACCACCGACGCTGCCGGGACCGCCGGTTTCACCGCACTGCCGGTGGGCCTGTACCTGGTGACGGAAACGAACTACCCCGCCGGTGTGACGCCGTCGGCACCGTTCCTGGTGTCCGTGCCGTTGACGGACCCGGATAACAAGGACAACTGGATCTACGACGTCCACGTCTACCCGAAGAACTCCGTTGCCGGGGCCGAGAAGACCGTCACGGACGCCCCTGACGTCAAGCTCGGGGACCAGATCGACTTCACCATCACCGGTGACATCCCGAACGAAGCCGTCATCGATGGCTACAAAATCGTGGACGTCCTGGACCCGAAACTGACCTACGTCGGCGCGTCCGCGACCCTCGTTGACGGCACGCCCATCACGGCAAGCACGGACTACACCGTGAGCTTCGACGCCGCGACCAACACCGTCTCAGTTGTTTTCACTACCGCCGGCCGTGCGAAACTGGCTGCACATACCGACACCCGTGTGCAGGTCATGGTGAACACCAAGGTCAACACCATCGGTGAGATCGAAAACGAAGCCGTCGTGTACCCGAACGCTGCCAGCTTCACCACCACCCCGGGCCAGCCCGGCGGCCCGATCGTCACGCCCCCGGTCGTGACCAAGTGGGGCGAAATGACGCTGCAGAAGGTCAACGAGAACGGTGCAGCCCTTGCCGGCGCTTCCTTCTCGGTTTACACCAACCAGGCTGACGCGCAGGCCGGGACGAACCCGGTTGACCTCAACGGCCAGACGGTCTTCACCGTCGCCGCTGACGGCACCCTGACGATCTCGGGCCTGCGGTACTCGGACTGGGCCAACGGCGCCGCCCTGGCACCCGGAACCCCGGACTACCGCACGTACTACCTGGTAGAGACCACCGCCCCGGCAGGCTATGAACTGCTCGCCGAGCCGGTCTCCTTCCTGATCAACAGCACCAGCACGACGGTCGGTATCGACCTTGAAGTGAAGAACATCCCCTCCAACAGCGGCTTCCAGCTGCCGCTGACCGGTGGCGTGGGAACCGGCATTCTTTACGCAGCCGGTGCCCTCCTCGTCGTCGGTGCGGCCCTGATGTTCGTCCGCAACCGCCGCACCAGCAACAACTAA
- a CDS encoding aspartate aminotransferase family protein, which translates to MTSPSVEERIAQEQDFGSKVELALAATNQLFNARNSPSYVAQVLQGVNAVSTKVQRTARPFTGVGHAELRARVGAIDLERPLPDMAAALEELDELYLKDAIYFHDARYAAHLNCPVVIPALVGEAVLSAMNSSMDTWDQSAGATMIERRLIDWTAGRIGFDIDADGVFTSGGSQSNFQALLIARNHAVAKLRATNGDARLPHALDRLRIFTSADSHFSIQKSASMLGLGFDAVISVPTTDDHRMDPTALAAALAEAHDAGLVPMAVVATAGTTDFGSVDPLSELAALVRAFDSWLHVDAAYGGGLIVSGRYRHLLNGILLADSITIDFHKTFFQPVSSSAVLVRNGSMIRHVTYHADYLNPESAARAEIPNQVDKSIQTTRRFDALKLWLTLRAMGADAIGALFDEAIDLAGRVGTLLVDDAEFELAATPQLSTLVFRYRPAVDGVILDEDAADVLNPDIRAAIFASGEAVVAGTKVAGRHYLKFTLLNAEASLRDIQEIIELIRRTGASLLAATTEAAA; encoded by the coding sequence GTGACGTCACCAAGTGTCGAAGAGCGGATCGCTCAGGAGCAGGACTTTGGCTCCAAGGTGGAACTGGCCCTCGCTGCCACAAACCAGCTGTTCAACGCACGAAATTCGCCCAGCTATGTGGCGCAGGTTCTTCAGGGAGTCAACGCTGTCTCCACAAAAGTCCAGCGCACAGCCCGGCCGTTCACCGGCGTCGGGCATGCAGAACTCAGGGCCAGGGTTGGTGCGATCGATCTTGAACGTCCGCTGCCGGATATGGCTGCTGCCCTGGAGGAGCTTGACGAGCTCTACCTCAAGGACGCGATCTACTTCCACGATGCCCGTTACGCGGCACACCTGAACTGCCCGGTGGTCATTCCCGCTTTGGTTGGTGAAGCCGTACTTTCGGCCATGAATTCCTCCATGGACACGTGGGACCAGAGTGCCGGCGCCACCATGATCGAGCGGCGACTCATCGATTGGACTGCGGGGCGGATCGGTTTTGACATCGATGCCGATGGTGTCTTCACCTCAGGTGGGAGCCAGTCCAACTTCCAGGCGTTGCTGATCGCCCGCAACCACGCCGTGGCAAAGCTCCGAGCCACGAATGGCGACGCGCGCCTGCCGCATGCCCTGGACCGACTCCGGATTTTCACGTCCGCAGACAGCCACTTCAGCATCCAGAAGTCCGCTTCCATGCTGGGGCTCGGCTTCGATGCCGTGATCTCCGTTCCCACCACCGACGATCACCGCATGGATCCCACCGCACTTGCGGCTGCTTTGGCGGAAGCGCACGACGCCGGCTTGGTGCCGATGGCGGTCGTGGCCACTGCTGGGACTACCGACTTTGGTTCGGTTGATCCGCTCTCCGAACTGGCGGCCTTGGTGCGGGCCTTTGATTCCTGGCTTCACGTCGACGCAGCTTACGGCGGAGGCCTCATCGTCTCCGGCCGCTACCGCCACCTCCTGAACGGGATCCTTCTGGCGGACTCCATCACTATTGACTTCCATAAGACCTTCTTCCAGCCTGTCAGCTCCAGCGCAGTCCTGGTCCGCAACGGCTCCATGATCCGCCACGTCACCTACCACGCGGACTACCTGAACCCAGAGAGTGCCGCGAGGGCTGAAATTCCCAACCAGGTGGACAAGAGCATCCAAACTACCCGCCGCTTTGATGCCCTGAAGCTGTGGCTCACCCTGCGCGCTATGGGCGCCGATGCCATTGGTGCGCTGTTCGACGAAGCGATCGACCTCGCCGGCCGTGTGGGAACCCTGTTGGTGGATGACGCCGAGTTCGAACTCGCCGCCACACCCCAGTTGAGCACTTTGGTGTTCCGCTACCGTCCGGCCGTTGACGGCGTGATCTTGGACGAGGACGCCGCTGACGTCCTCAACCCTGACATCCGCGCAGCGATCTTTGCTTCGGGCGAAGCCGTGGTTGCCGGCACCAAGGTGGCTGGCCGCCACTACCTCAAATTCACCCTCCTCAATGCCGAGGCCTCCCTGAGGGACATCCAGGAAATCATCGAACTTATCCGCCGGACGGGCGCCAGCCTGCTTGCGGCCACCACGGAGGCTGCAGCGTGA
- a CDS encoding lysine N(6)-hydroxylase/L-ornithine N(5)-oxygenase family protein, protein MSTPDNSRIYDVAGIGVGPFNLGLAALSEPVDGLDCVFLERRETFDWHPGMMLEPAHLQVPFMADLVTLADPTSPYSFLNFLKQTGRLYRFYIRENFYPLRAEYNQYCQWVAGQLESVRFSTDVLDVAYDDGVYRLSVQGPDGAEVLRARRLVLGTGTSPYVPDSCAGIMDGGGVVLHNAEYLSRKSELQSKRSITIVGSGQSAAELYYELLQEIDVYGYQLNWVTRSGRFFPLEYTKLTLEMTSPEYVDYFHSLPGERRDSLIKSQKNLYKGINSDLIDDIYDLLYTKSLSGMVDTQLHTHSSLTAAKWDAFTSTHTLQLHHEEHGRNYSLESEAVVLATGYTYKEPAFLAGIQDRIRRDAKGRFDVERNYGTGVEPGEIFVQNAELHTHGFVTPDLGMAAYRNSCILREMTGREVYPIERSIAFQQFGAPAPVASTVPNTVGAAV, encoded by the coding sequence GTGAGCACCCCGGACAACAGCAGGATTTACGACGTCGCTGGCATCGGCGTCGGGCCCTTCAACCTGGGTCTCGCCGCGCTAAGTGAGCCGGTTGACGGCCTGGACTGCGTCTTCCTTGAACGTCGCGAAACCTTCGACTGGCACCCCGGCATGATGCTTGAACCCGCGCATCTGCAGGTCCCGTTCATGGCTGACCTCGTCACCCTGGCCGATCCGACGTCGCCGTACTCGTTTTTAAACTTCCTCAAGCAGACCGGACGCCTGTATCGCTTCTACATCCGGGAAAACTTCTACCCGCTGCGCGCCGAATACAACCAGTATTGCCAGTGGGTGGCGGGCCAACTGGAGTCGGTCCGTTTTAGCACAGATGTGCTGGATGTGGCGTACGACGACGGTGTGTACCGCCTTTCGGTGCAGGGTCCGGATGGTGCTGAGGTGCTTCGCGCCCGCCGGTTGGTCCTGGGAACCGGTACCTCGCCGTATGTCCCGGACTCCTGTGCAGGGATTATGGACGGCGGCGGAGTTGTCCTCCACAACGCCGAGTACCTGTCGAGGAAGAGTGAGCTGCAGTCCAAGCGCAGCATCACCATCGTCGGCAGCGGCCAGAGTGCAGCGGAGCTCTACTACGAGCTCCTTCAGGAAATTGATGTGTACGGCTACCAGCTCAACTGGGTGACCCGCTCGGGCCGCTTCTTCCCGTTGGAGTACACCAAGCTCACCCTTGAAATGACCTCGCCGGAGTACGTGGACTACTTCCACTCGCTGCCGGGGGAGCGGCGCGATTCCCTGATCAAGAGCCAGAAGAACCTGTACAAGGGCATCAACTCGGACTTGATCGACGATATCTACGATCTCCTGTACACCAAGAGCCTTTCCGGCATGGTGGATACGCAGCTGCACACCCACTCGTCGCTAACAGCCGCGAAATGGGACGCGTTCACGAGCACCCACACACTGCAGTTGCACCATGAGGAACACGGCCGCAACTACAGCTTGGAGTCCGAAGCCGTGGTTCTCGCCACCGGCTACACGTACAAGGAACCCGCCTTCCTGGCCGGCATCCAGGACCGGATCCGCCGCGACGCCAAGGGCCGCTTCGACGTCGAGCGCAACTATGGAACCGGCGTCGAACCCGGCGAAATCTTCGTCCAGAACGCCGAGCTTCACACCCACGGATTCGTCACGCCGGACCTTGGCATGGCTGCCTACCGCAACTCCTGCATCCTGCGGGAAATGACCGGCCGTGAGGTCTATCCGATCGAGCGGAGCATCGCGTTCCAGCAGTTCGGTGCGCCGGCACCAGTTGCTTCAACAGTTCCGAATACCGTGGGAGCCGCTGTATGA
- a CDS encoding IucA/IucC family siderophore biosynthesis protein, whose protein sequence is MTTTADTVTTPAVDSVSHLTPERWAAANRHLVRKAIAEFSHERILVPELIREEGAGVGLYKVVSDDATVEYRFRARLLALEHWSVSAESIARLRGTDELTLDALDFITEFHEALAIRQEMLPVYLEEISSTLASHAYKQGKPFSSAELAAGITRGTDQAADFQAIEHSMTEGHPCFVANNGRLGFGIADYHAFAPETGAVVKLQWIAVHRSKAVFTSSAGLDYRTHFEAELGAATLAWFNADLSASGLDPEDYLFMPVHPWQWDNKLTVTFAAEIAQRHIVNLGSGEDSYQAQQSIRTFFNTTSPAKAYVKTALSVLNMGFMRGLSPQYMKATPAINDWLQELIGNDQELQNRGLAMIRETAAVGYYNHYYEAASAKGSPYGKMLSALWRESPLPMLKDGQQLATMASLLHVDSSGASLVSSLIQRSGLAPTQWLRRYFEAYLVPLIHCLYEYELAFMPHGENVILILEDGVPVRAVMKDIAEEIVVMGDRLDLPEEVSRIKAEIPAEEMVLAIFTDVFDCIFRFLGAILVEDGTLREDEFWGTAAAVVREYQERHPELADQFAMHDLFAADFELSCLNRLQLRNNQQMLDISDPSCGLQMAGRLANPLAKFD, encoded by the coding sequence GTGACTACTACTGCCGATACCGTGACCACTCCGGCTGTTGATTCCGTTTCCCACCTGACTCCTGAGCGCTGGGCCGCCGCCAACAGGCACTTGGTCCGCAAGGCGATCGCCGAGTTCTCTCACGAGCGCATCCTGGTTCCGGAGCTGATCCGTGAGGAGGGCGCCGGCGTCGGGCTCTACAAGGTTGTCAGCGACGACGCCACCGTTGAGTACCGCTTCCGTGCGCGACTCTTGGCGCTTGAACACTGGTCCGTGTCTGCTGAGTCGATTGCCCGGCTGCGCGGCACCGATGAGCTGACGCTGGATGCCTTGGATTTCATCACGGAATTCCACGAGGCACTGGCCATCCGGCAAGAGATGCTGCCCGTCTACCTGGAGGAAATCAGCAGCACACTCGCCAGCCACGCCTACAAGCAGGGCAAGCCGTTTAGCTCTGCCGAGCTGGCGGCGGGCATCACCCGCGGTACGGACCAGGCGGCCGATTTCCAGGCGATCGAGCACAGCATGACCGAGGGGCACCCATGCTTCGTTGCAAACAACGGCCGGCTGGGTTTCGGCATCGCCGATTACCATGCATTCGCGCCGGAAACCGGTGCCGTGGTCAAGCTTCAGTGGATCGCCGTTCATCGCAGCAAAGCCGTCTTTACGTCCAGCGCAGGTTTGGATTACCGGACGCATTTTGAGGCCGAACTTGGAGCTGCAACTCTGGCATGGTTCAACGCGGACCTTTCCGCTTCCGGCCTTGATCCTGAGGACTACCTGTTCATGCCGGTGCATCCCTGGCAATGGGATAACAAGCTCACCGTAACGTTCGCGGCAGAAATCGCCCAGCGGCACATTGTGAACCTGGGCAGCGGCGAGGACTCCTACCAGGCGCAGCAGTCCATCCGTACGTTCTTCAACACCACGTCGCCGGCGAAGGCGTACGTCAAAACGGCCTTGTCAGTGCTGAACATGGGTTTTATGCGTGGTCTTTCTCCTCAGTACATGAAGGCAACGCCGGCAATCAACGATTGGTTGCAGGAACTGATCGGCAATGACCAGGAGCTCCAGAACCGTGGCTTGGCCATGATCCGTGAAACGGCGGCCGTCGGTTACTACAACCACTATTACGAGGCTGCATCGGCCAAGGGCTCTCCATACGGGAAGATGCTCTCGGCTCTGTGGAGGGAAAGTCCCCTTCCGATGCTCAAGGACGGCCAGCAGTTGGCCACCATGGCGTCCTTGTTGCATGTGGATTCCTCCGGGGCATCCCTGGTCTCATCCCTGATTCAACGCTCAGGTTTGGCTCCAACTCAGTGGCTGCGCCGCTACTTCGAGGCCTACCTCGTTCCGTTGATCCACTGCCTCTACGAGTATGAGCTCGCGTTCATGCCTCACGGCGAGAATGTCATCCTGATCCTCGAGGACGGCGTGCCGGTACGGGCCGTCATGAAGGACATTGCCGAGGAAATCGTGGTCATGGGGGACCGGCTGGACTTGCCCGAGGAAGTCTCCCGCATCAAGGCTGAGATCCCTGCCGAGGAAATGGTCCTCGCGATCTTCACTGACGTGTTCGACTGCATCTTCCGTTTCCTCGGGGCCATCCTTGTGGAGGACGGGACCCTGCGCGAAGACGAGTTCTGGGGGACGGCAGCTGCCGTGGTTCGCGAATATCAGGAACGGCATCCGGAACTAGCGGACCAATTCGCCATGCATGATCTGTTCGCTGCTGACTTCGAGTTGTCCTGCCTTAACCGGCTGCAGCTGCGGAACAACCAGCAGATGCTCGATATCTCGGATCCGTCCTGTGGATTGCAGATGGCTGGCCGCCTGGCCAATCCATTGGCAAAGTTCGATTAA
- a CDS encoding class C sortase, with protein sequence MTQAPTRTRRGLGHLTGPWSRQRLLIVLVAVIGVGILLYPTAAAWFSDRVHATEISGYVDSVQTMNPSAKKSLLDQAREFNEELPSGPLRDPYSLNEAGEQTTIGAGSEAYKEMLAVGPGGMMGRISIPSIHADLPIFHGTDEDTLSKGAGHLFGSALPVGGKGTHSVLSAHSGFVNATLFDDLDKVHEGDVFSINVLDETLYYKVDQILTVLPDQTEALRKVEGKDYLTLITCTPKGINSHRLLVRGERTTAPTSAEGPRTLPSTTTDPGFPWWILGITGSIVLAIIATKPRRRSSDEEQAIPSDEEHLIF encoded by the coding sequence ATGACACAGGCACCAACCCGCACCCGTCGTGGACTCGGGCATCTGACCGGACCGTGGAGCCGCCAACGGCTCCTGATCGTGTTGGTCGCGGTCATCGGCGTCGGAATCCTGCTTTATCCCACGGCCGCGGCCTGGTTCTCGGATCGGGTCCATGCCACCGAGATCAGCGGCTATGTGGATTCTGTCCAGACCATGAACCCCTCCGCGAAGAAGTCCCTCCTCGACCAGGCCCGGGAGTTCAATGAAGAACTGCCCTCGGGACCTCTGCGCGACCCTTACTCCTTGAATGAAGCAGGGGAACAAACCACCATCGGTGCCGGCTCCGAGGCGTATAAGGAGATGCTGGCTGTCGGTCCTGGAGGCATGATGGGCCGCATCAGCATTCCGTCCATCCACGCCGATTTGCCCATCTTCCACGGCACGGACGAGGACACCCTCTCGAAAGGCGCCGGCCACCTCTTCGGCTCCGCGCTGCCCGTGGGCGGCAAAGGCACTCATAGTGTTTTGAGCGCTCATTCAGGGTTCGTAAACGCCACCCTTTTCGACGACCTGGACAAAGTCCATGAAGGTGACGTCTTCAGCATCAACGTGCTCGATGAAACCCTTTATTACAAGGTCGACCAAATCCTCACGGTACTGCCCGACCAAACTGAGGCCCTGCGCAAGGTTGAGGGCAAGGATTACCTCACACTCATTACCTGCACGCCCAAAGGCATCAACAGCCACCGGCTACTTGTTCGCGGCGAACGAACCACCGCACCCACCAGCGCTGAGGGACCCCGCACCCTGCCGTCCACCACAACAGACCCCGGATTCCCTTGGTGGATCCTTGGCATCACCGGTTCGATAGTGCTGGCCATCATCGCCACCAAGCCGCGCAGGCGATCCTCTGACGAAGAGCAGGCGATACCCTCTGACGAAGAGCATTTGATCTTCTGA
- a CDS encoding GNAT family N-acetyltransferase — translation MSFTFRPVDPIADAPVLHSWVSQEYARFWGMVSATEQDVVEEYSRIAESGHHQAFLGLDDGVPAFLMERYRPESSPLADVYEVQGGDVGMHLLVSPPSGDPQPGYTTAVMHSVMAELFADPATRRVVVEPDARNHKIHVLNEKVGFRPHVLVTLPAVDPAEDHKQGLLSFCTREDFLATLTPILAATAAATRGDSL, via the coding sequence ATGAGCTTCACGTTCCGGCCGGTCGACCCCATAGCGGACGCACCCGTCCTCCACAGCTGGGTAAGTCAGGAGTACGCACGGTTCTGGGGCATGGTTTCTGCCACCGAGCAGGACGTTGTGGAGGAGTACTCGCGAATCGCCGAATCGGGTCACCACCAGGCGTTCCTGGGGCTCGACGACGGCGTGCCCGCTTTCCTCATGGAGCGGTACCGGCCGGAGTCGTCGCCCTTGGCGGACGTCTATGAGGTCCAGGGCGGTGACGTGGGAATGCACCTCCTGGTTTCTCCGCCCAGTGGCGACCCGCAGCCTGGCTACACCACGGCCGTCATGCACTCGGTGATGGCCGAACTGTTCGCCGACCCCGCAACCCGGCGGGTCGTCGTCGAGCCTGACGCCCGCAACCACAAGATCCATGTGCTGAACGAGAAGGTGGGCTTCCGCCCGCACGTCCTGGTGACCCTTCCCGCCGTCGATCCTGCCGAAGACCACAAGCAGGGGCTCCTGAGCTTCTGCACGCGCGAGGATTTCCTCGCAACCCTGACCCCGATTCTGGCCGCGACTGCCGCGGCGACCAGAGGAGATTCCCTGTGA